A region of Moorena producens PAL-8-15-08-1 DNA encodes the following proteins:
- a CDS encoding class I SAM-dependent methyltransferase produces the protein MPRKPCNIEHYLKQDDNQAGGDNNSDQSAAQYNQARSPFGVKEILGFVRPGDVVLDAGCGTGQHARYLAEVANKVVGIDTDSARIAIAKEHCQDLDNASFEVASVTKLPFEDGSFELVLLAQVLHHLGGEDVHSAQTSTSLTEQCERAIAEAKRVLKPGGRLVLVTTSREQRRQAYWHFNLFPESAWERLDSVWSLTEGVWFTSLMEKMGFTITGNVTPGESHWIEAQDEQMVRLSLDPGWRSTDVAFALLTPAEMSQFVAQVEAVLGDGSAKELINGALAGRASHGEATVYVYDLKSE, from the coding sequence ATGCCAAGGAAACCATGTAATATCGAGCACTACCTGAAGCAAGATGACAATCAGGCTGGTGGCGACAACAATTCAGACCAGTCAGCGGCCCAATACAACCAAGCACGGAGCCCCTTTGGGGTAAAAGAGATCTTGGGATTTGTCCGCCCAGGAGATGTGGTGTTAGACGCTGGCTGCGGCACAGGGCAGCACGCACGATACCTTGCTGAGGTGGCCAATAAAGTCGTGGGAATTGACACAGATTCCGCGCGGATTGCAATTGCCAAAGAACATTGTCAAGACTTGGACAATGCCAGCTTTGAGGTGGCTTCCGTCACCAAGCTTCCTTTTGAGGACGGTTCCTTTGAGCTAGTGCTGTTGGCCCAAGTGCTACACCACCTTGGAGGGGAAGATGTGCATTCAGCCCAAACTTCAACGTCTTTAACGGAGCAATGTGAGCGGGCGATCGCGGAAGCCAAACGAGTGCTGAAACCTGGTGGACGACTTGTACTTGTCACTACTAGCCGAGAGCAGCGTCGTCAAGCTTACTGGCATTTTAACCTCTTTCCAGAATCAGCGTGGGAGCGTCTGGATTCGGTCTGGTCCCTAACAGAGGGTGTTTGGTTCACATCGCTGATGGAGAAAATGGGGTTCACAATCACCGGTAATGTAACCCCAGGGGAATCCCACTGGATTGAAGCCCAGGATGAACAGATGGTGAGGCTAAGCCTCGACCCTGGTTGGCGCTCAACAGATGTGGCATTTGCGTTGCTGACACCTGCTGAAATGAGTCAGTTTGTGGCTCAGGTCGAGGCGGTGCTAGGGGATGGCTCTGCAAAGGAGCTAATCAATGGGGCGCTTGCGGGGCGGGCTTCCCATGGGGAGGCTACGGTATATGTCTATGACCTTAAATCTGAATAA
- a CDS encoding TauD/TfdA dioxygenase family protein has protein sequence MKTLSTLAVDQLKPFGVKLTNVDLNCPEQCDRIRELLYENGVVIIPPDGGSFGDQPIQADASLLKLAGLFGKIENYHPVNAPKDSTGKVQILETMGDTGIPADSFLFHSDMSWRMNPSRASVLCGFILPPSGGNTCFQNANQMYRNLSPELREQLHGISALHSLKQGYGRVNRPDDVTNDVQAIHPAVIKHPDTGVPLLYLNPNFTVSLVGMSEEESTELMNRVFEQANRPDQVLCHSWTKGDVVIWDNFGVQHLARADYLGLRRMHRVVAHDPDLRTERYLGETGDAKETM, from the coding sequence ATGAAAACCTTATCCACTCTTGCAGTCGATCAACTCAAACCGTTTGGGGTGAAGCTGACGAATGTTGATCTTAATTGCCCAGAACAATGCGATCGCATTCGAGAGCTGCTCTATGAAAATGGGGTAGTGATCATCCCTCCTGACGGAGGCAGTTTCGGTGATCAACCAATCCAAGCTGATGCAAGTCTGTTAAAGTTGGCGGGGCTTTTCGGGAAGATCGAAAACTACCACCCAGTAAACGCACCCAAAGACAGCACTGGCAAGGTGCAAATTCTGGAAACCATGGGTGACACGGGGATTCCAGCGGATTCATTCTTGTTCCACTCAGATATGAGTTGGCGAATGAACCCATCCCGGGCCAGCGTATTATGTGGGTTTATCCTGCCTCCTAGCGGTGGTAATACCTGCTTCCAAAATGCTAACCAAATGTACCGCAATCTCTCACCAGAACTAAGGGAGCAGTTGCATGGTATCAGCGCTCTCCACTCTCTCAAGCAGGGTTATGGCCGGGTAAACCGACCGGATGATGTGACTAATGACGTGCAGGCTATTCATCCGGCAGTGATTAAGCATCCCGACACAGGTGTTCCACTGCTCTATCTGAACCCAAATTTCACCGTGTCCTTGGTAGGAATGTCGGAAGAGGAGAGTACGGAACTTATGAACCGCGTCTTTGAGCAAGCCAACCGTCCAGACCAGGTTCTTTGCCATTCCTGGACTAAGGGGGATGTGGTGATCTGGGACAACTTTGGAGTGCAGCACCTGGCTAGGGCAGACTACCTTGGCCTGCGCCGAATGCACCGGGTGGTGGCTCACGACCCCGATCTGCGGACAGAGCGTTATCTAGGGGAAACAGGGGATGCCAAGGAAACCATGTAA
- a CDS encoding cysteate synthase, with the protein MKSKLKYILRCTLCGKEYEPDPFRLCCDEKHEPSLLRAVYANEKLEVKENLPGLFRYIDWLPVDRHLEADGKPITYQSKNLAHHLGLDHLFISFNGYWPERDAHLSTCSFKELEAFPILARIPEDNPKTLVVASAGNTGRAFATVCSKLKIPFCLVIPEQNLSAIWSKDPFDSCVRLIAVGGNGDYSDAIRIGQIISQLEGFFPEGGAKNVARRDGMGLTVVDATVTIGEIPDHYFQAVGSGTGGISAYEANLRFLADGRFGNKKMKLHLCQNIPFTPMTDAWKAGKREITALSEIEAKKSISQVSAKVLTNRNPAYSLAGGVYEALADTDGEMYGVTNQELEKARALFEELEGIDVSPAAGVATGALIQAVEAGKIGKKDTIVLNITSGGYKRMRQDYPLHYLKPDLVFKPEEIEPDFLEHSMTSVS; encoded by the coding sequence ATGAAGTCTAAACTCAAATATATCCTCCGTTGCACGTTGTGTGGAAAAGAGTATGAACCAGACCCTTTCCGCCTTTGCTGTGACGAGAAACATGAGCCATCCCTTCTGCGTGCTGTCTATGCTAACGAAAAGCTAGAAGTCAAAGAGAATCTCCCAGGTTTATTCCGATATATCGATTGGCTACCGGTTGATCGACACTTAGAGGCAGATGGTAAACCGATTACGTATCAAAGCAAAAATCTGGCTCACCATCTCGGATTAGATCATCTTTTCATTTCTTTCAATGGCTACTGGCCAGAACGAGATGCTCATCTTTCGACTTGTTCGTTTAAAGAATTAGAAGCTTTCCCTATATTAGCTAGAATACCAGAGGATAACCCCAAAACCCTAGTCGTTGCTTCAGCTGGAAATACGGGCCGAGCGTTTGCTACGGTTTGCTCTAAGCTGAAAATCCCCTTTTGCTTGGTGATTCCAGAGCAAAATTTATCCGCCATCTGGTCAAAGGATCCCTTTGATTCTTGTGTTCGTCTAATCGCTGTTGGTGGGAATGGTGACTACTCCGATGCGATTCGTATCGGACAAATTATCAGTCAATTAGAGGGTTTCTTTCCGGAAGGAGGAGCTAAAAATGTAGCCAGACGGGATGGCATGGGGCTAACGGTTGTGGATGCTACAGTCACCATTGGGGAAATTCCTGATCACTATTTCCAAGCTGTCGGTTCCGGTACTGGTGGGATTTCAGCTTACGAAGCCAATCTCAGATTTTTAGCAGATGGGAGATTTGGCAACAAAAAAATGAAGCTTCACCTGTGTCAAAACATTCCTTTTACCCCCATGACCGATGCTTGGAAAGCGGGTAAGCGAGAAATTACTGCTTTGAGCGAAATAGAAGCCAAAAAATCCATTAGTCAGGTTTCTGCTAAGGTACTTACCAACCGAAACCCAGCTTACTCTCTTGCGGGAGGGGTTTATGAAGCATTGGCTGATACTGATGGAGAAATGTATGGTGTGACTAATCAGGAATTAGAAAAAGCAAGGGCTTTATTTGAGGAATTGGAAGGAATAGATGTTAGTCCTGCTGCCGGTGTGGCAACTGGTGCTTTAATTCAAGCAGTTGAAGCGGGGAAAATAGGTAAAAAGGACACCATTGTGCTCAATATTACTAGTGGAGGCTATAAACGGATGCGCCAAGATTATCCGTTACACTACCTCAAACCTGATTTAGTTTTTAAACCTGAAGAGATCGAGCCTGATTTTCTGGAACATAGCATGACCAGTGTATCATAA